The Prionailurus bengalensis isolate Pbe53 chromosome A3, Fcat_Pben_1.1_paternal_pri, whole genome shotgun sequence genome includes a window with the following:
- the TGFBRAP1 gene encoding transforming growth factor-beta receptor-associated protein 1, which translates to MMSTKAFTLVSAVERELLVGDKEQGHIECVECCGKNLYVGTSDCIVYHFLLEERAQPAGTATFSATKQLHRHLGFRKPVSELRAASALNRLLVLCDNSITLVNMMTLEPVPSGARIKGAVALALNENPVSGDPFCVEVCIISVKRRTIQVFLVYEDRVQIVREVSTPEQPLAVAVDGHFLCLALTTQYIILNYNTGVAQDLFPYCSDEKRPIVKRIGRQEFLLAGPGGLGMFATVAGISQRAPVHWSENVIGAAICFPYVIALDNEFITVHSMLDQQQKQTLPFKEGHILQDFEGRVIVATSKGVYILVPLPLEKQIQDLLASRRVEEALVLAKGARRNIPKEKFQVMYRRILQQAGFIQFAQLQFLEAKELFRSGQLDVRELISLYPFLLPTSSSFTRSHPPLHEYADLNQLTQGDQEKMAKCKRFLMSYLNEVRSTEVANGYKEDIDTALLKLYAEADHDSLLDLLVTENSCLLTDSAAWLEKHKKYFALGLLYHYNNQDAAAVQLWVNIVNGDIHDSTRSDLYEYVVDFLTYSLDQELVWKYADWVLQKSEEVGVQVFTRRPLDEQQNSFNPDSIITCLKKYPKALVKYLEHLVIDRRLQKEEYHTHLALLYLDEVLQQRPGANSKGAEATETQAKLRHLLQKSDLYRVHFLIDRVRGAGLPMESAILHGKLEEHEEALRILVHELRDFSAAEDYCLWRSEGRDPPYRQRLFHTLLAMYLQPGPSVPELAVAATDLLNHHAAEFDAARVLQLLPGTWSVQLLRPFLTGAVRDSVHTRRTTQVAVGLAKSENLIYKYDKMKLKGSSVRLSDKKLCQMCQNPFREPVFVRYPNGGLVHTHCAAGRHTNPSPPGPGART; encoded by the exons CACCTGGGCTTCAGGAAGCCAGTGAGTGAGCTGCGAGCGGCCTCGGCCCTCAACAGGCTGCTGGTGCTCTGTGACAACTCCATCACCCTGGTCAACATGATGACCCTGGAGCCTGTCCCCTCGGGGGCTCGCATCAAAGGGGCCGTGGCATTGGCCTTGAACGAGAACCCTGTGAGCGGAGACCCGTTCTGCGTGGAAGTCTGCATCATCTCGGTCAAGCGCAGGACCATCCAGGTGTTCCTGGTGTACGAGGACCGGGTTCAGATCGTCAGGGAGGTGTCGACGCCGGAGCAGCCCCTGGCCGTGGCTGTGGATGGCCACTTCCTGTGCCTGGCTCTGACCACCCAGTACATCATCCTGAACTACAACACGGGCGTCGCCCAGGACCTGTTTCCTTACTGCAGCGACGAGAAGCGACCCATCGTCAAGAGGATCGGGAGACAGGAGTTCCTCCTGGCAGGCCCCGGAGGACTGG GCATGTTTGCCACGGTTGCCGGTATATCTCAGCGAGCCCCCGTGCACTGGTCGGAGAACGTGATTGGGGCAGCCATCTGCTTCCCGTATGTCATAGCTCTGGATAACGAATTCATCACCGTGCACAGCATGTTGGACCAGCAGCAAAAGCAGACCCTGCCCTTTAAGGAGGGCCACATTCTCCAGGATTTTGAAG gaaGAGTGATTGTCGCCACAAGTAAAGGAGTTTACATCTTGGTTCCGTTACCCCTGGAAAAGCAAATACAGGATCTTCTAGCAAGCCGTCGAGTGGAAGAGGCTTTGGTTTTAGCCAAAGGAGCCCGGAGGaacattccaaaagaaaaatttcag GTAATGTACAGAAGGATTCTGCAGCAGGCGGGGTTCATACAGTTCGCACAACTTCAGTTTCTGGAAGCCAAAGAGCTCTTCAG AAGCGGCCAGCTTGACGTCCGGGAGCtgatctctctctaccccttcctgtTGCCCACCTCTTCCTCATTCACACGGTCCCACCCTCCTCTCCATGAGTATGCAGACCTGAACCAGCTGACCCAGGGGGACCAGGAGAAGATGGCCAAGTGTAAGCGCTTCCTCATGAGCTACCTGAACGAAGTCCGCAGCACAGAGGTCGCAAATGGCTACAAAGAGGACATCGACACGGCCTTGCTCAAGCTGTACGCGGAGGCCGACCACGACAGTCTGCTGGACCTCCTGGTCACCGAGAACTCCTGTCTTCTGACGGACAGCGCTGCTTGGCTCGAGAAGCACAAGAA GTATTTTGCACTTGGACTGCTCTATCATTATAATAACCAAGACGCTGCGGCAGTGCAG TTATGGGTGAACATTGTGAACGGGGACATTCACGACTCCACTCGCTCAGACCTATACGAATATGTCGTTGATTTCCTTACCTATAGCTTAGACCAGGAACTTGTGTGGAAGTACGCTGATTGGGTCCTGCAGAAAAGTGAGGAG GTTGGAGTTCAAGTTTTCACCAGGAGACCTTTGGATGAACAGCAGAACAGTTTTAATCCCGACAGCATTATCACTTGCCTTAAGAAATACCCTAAAGCCCTTGTTAAGTATCTGGAACATCTGGTCATAGACAGGAGACTGCAG AAGGAAGAGTACCACACACACCTGGCGCTCCTCTACCTGGACGAGGTGCTGCAGCAGAGGCCCGGCGCCAACAGCAAGGGTGCGGAAGCGACGGAGACTCAGGCGAAGCTGCGACACCTGCTCCAGAAGTCTGACTTGTACCGAGTCCACTTCCTGATAG ATAGAGTCCGGGGCGCCGGCCTCCCCATGGAGAGCGCCATCCTGCACGGCAAGCTGGAGGAGCACGAGGAGGCCCTGCGCATCCTGGTGCACGAGCTGCGGGACTTCTCGGCGGCTGAGGACTACTGCCTGTGGCGCTCCGAGGGCAGAGACCCGCCGTACCGGCAGCGGCTCTTCCACACGCTGCTGGCCATGTATCTCCAGCCCGGCCCCTCCGTGCCCGAGCTGGCCGTGGCCGCCACGGACCTCCTGAACCACCACGCAGCCGAGTTCGACGCCGCCCGCGTCCTGCAGCTGCTGCCGGGCACCTGGTCGGTGCAGCTCCTGCGCCCGTTCCTGACCGGGGCCGTCAGGGACAGCGTGCACACCCGGAGGACCACTCAGGTGGCCGTCGGCCTGGCCAAGTCTGAAAACCTGATCTACAAGTACGACAAG ATGAAGTTGAAAGGAAGCTCAGTTCGGCTTTCAGACAAAAAGCTCTGCCAGATGTGCCAAAATCCCTTTCGTGAGCCCGTGTTTGTTAGGTATCCAAATGGTGGTCTCGTCCACACCCACTGTGCTGCCGGCAGACACACGAACCCCAGCCCCCCCGGCCCTGGCGCACGGACTTGA